A genomic segment from Longimicrobium sp. encodes:
- a CDS encoding N-acetyltransferase: MMLLETASAVELAGRVFPGGAPGLAVPPAVVVRPARVADMLQVEPLINGFAKRELMLPKTVEQLSRNFREFVVAEHEGRVIGCSALRVYTPQLAELGSLAVDEGAHGLGVGRKLVTAIEAEARRHGIGTVFALTLQDVFFHKLGYRTVPKEMFPLKVWSDCRSCPKLHACDEIAVVKEVI, from the coding sequence ATGATGCTGCTCGAGACCGCTTCTGCCGTGGAGCTGGCCGGCAGGGTGTTCCCGGGGGGCGCCCCGGGGCTCGCGGTGCCCCCCGCCGTGGTCGTCCGCCCGGCCCGCGTGGCCGACATGCTCCAGGTGGAGCCGCTCATCAACGGCTTCGCGAAGCGCGAGCTGATGCTGCCGAAGACGGTCGAGCAGCTGAGCCGCAACTTCCGCGAGTTCGTGGTCGCCGAGCACGAGGGGCGCGTCATCGGCTGCAGCGCGCTCCGGGTCTACACCCCGCAGCTGGCCGAGCTGGGCTCGCTGGCGGTGGACGAGGGCGCGCACGGGCTGGGGGTGGGCCGCAAGCTGGTGACGGCGATCGAGGCCGAGGCGCGCCGCCACGGGATCGGGACGGTGTTCGCGCTCACGCTGCAGGACGTCTTCTTCCACAAGCTGGGCTACCGCACCGTGCCCAAGGAGATGTTCCCGCTGAAGGTGTGGTCGGACTGCCGCAGCTGTCCCAAGCTGCACGCGTGCGACGAGATCGCGGTGGTGAAGGAAGTGATTTAG
- a CDS encoding acetylornithine/succinylornithine family transaminase has translation MTTATLDATGALLEVYKRSGPVFTAGQGCRLIDEDGRAYLDFTAGIAVNALGYGHPAIAAAIREALEAGLIHTSNLFHTRPAAELAEWLAERSFADRVFFCNSGAEANEGALKFARRWAREQGGEHKAEIVAFHGGFHGRTMGALAATDRPAYQEPFRPLMPGVRFCDVGDTAGADRLIRADRTAAVFIEPVQAEGGVLPVPPAFLKTLRYLCDEAGALLVFDEVQVGLGRTGTLWAHEQAGVTPDLMTLAKPLAGGLPMGAVLLTERVAAAIQPGDHATTFGGGPLVASAALAAVRTIGDPGFLAEVQRKSHLLANHLQQLVTRHPSIKDVRGAGLLWGIELDGPAAPVVARALEAGLLLCTAGPNVVRLVPPLVVGDDELAQAVDILDEVL, from the coding sequence ATGACGACTGCCACGCTGGATGCCACGGGCGCGCTGCTGGAGGTCTACAAGAGGAGCGGCCCCGTGTTCACCGCCGGCCAGGGGTGCCGGCTGATCGACGAGGACGGGCGGGCGTACCTGGACTTCACCGCGGGGATCGCGGTGAACGCGCTGGGCTACGGGCACCCGGCGATCGCCGCGGCGATCCGCGAGGCGCTGGAGGCGGGGCTCATCCACACCTCCAACCTCTTCCACACCCGCCCCGCGGCCGAGCTGGCCGAGTGGCTGGCCGAGCGCTCGTTCGCCGACCGCGTCTTCTTCTGCAACTCGGGGGCGGAGGCCAACGAGGGCGCGCTGAAGTTCGCCCGGCGCTGGGCGCGCGAGCAGGGCGGCGAGCACAAGGCCGAGATCGTCGCCTTCCACGGCGGCTTCCACGGGCGCACGATGGGCGCGCTGGCGGCCACCGACCGCCCCGCCTACCAGGAGCCGTTCCGCCCGCTGATGCCCGGCGTGCGCTTCTGCGACGTGGGCGACACCGCCGGGGCCGACCGGCTGATCCGCGCCGACCGGACGGCGGCCGTCTTCATCGAGCCGGTCCAGGCCGAGGGCGGCGTGCTCCCCGTCCCCCCGGCGTTCCTCAAGACGCTGCGCTACCTGTGCGACGAGGCCGGCGCGCTGCTGGTGTTCGACGAGGTGCAGGTGGGGCTGGGCCGCACGGGGACGCTGTGGGCGCACGAGCAGGCCGGGGTCACGCCGGACCTGATGACGCTGGCCAAGCCGCTCGCCGGCGGCCTGCCGATGGGCGCCGTGCTGCTGACCGAGCGGGTGGCCGCGGCGATCCAGCCGGGCGACCACGCCACGACCTTCGGCGGCGGGCCGCTGGTGGCGAGCGCCGCGCTGGCCGCGGTGCGCACCATCGGCGACCCCGGCTTCCTGGCCGAGGTCCAGCGCAAGTCGCACCTGCTGGCGAACCATCTTCAGCAGCTGGTGACGCGCCATCCGTCCATCAAGGACGTGCGCGGTGCGGGGCTGCTCTGGGGGATCGAGCTGGACGGGCCCGCCGCCCCCGTGGTGGCGCGGGCGCTGGAGGCCGGGCTGCTGCTCTGCACCGCCGGCCCGAACGTGGTGCGCCTGGTCCCGCCGCTGGTGGTGGGCGACGACGAGCTGGCGCAGGCCGTGGACATCCTGGACGAGGTGCTCTGA
- the argB gene encoding acetylglutamate kinase produces MSAGAVVVKVGGHEVDDPAWLERLARAVAARDGGTVIVHGGGKEVSALQRTLGAEPEWRDGLRVTTPETMRVVAMVLSGLVNKRIVSALVGAKVDALGVSGEDAGLIQARPSHGGALGRTGEVVAVRAELLSGWLAQGLTPVLSPVSRGPDGGPLNVNADEAAAAVAAVLGAAELLFVSNVAGVLADGAVVGEVAAEEVERLIEEGTAAGGMAPKLRFAAKAAAAVGRVRIGGVEMLDDTRAGTCVTAGAPPLARKALG; encoded by the coding sequence GTGAGCGCGGGGGCCGTGGTGGTGAAGGTGGGCGGCCACGAGGTGGACGACCCCGCCTGGCTGGAGCGCCTCGCGCGCGCGGTCGCGGCCCGGGACGGGGGGACGGTGATCGTCCACGGCGGCGGCAAGGAGGTCTCCGCGCTGCAGCGGACCCTGGGCGCCGAGCCGGAGTGGCGCGACGGCCTGCGCGTGACCACGCCGGAGACGATGCGGGTGGTGGCGATGGTCCTCTCCGGGCTGGTGAACAAGCGCATCGTCTCCGCGCTCGTCGGCGCGAAGGTGGACGCGCTGGGGGTCTCGGGCGAGGACGCGGGGCTCATCCAGGCCCGCCCCTCCCACGGCGGCGCGCTGGGGCGCACGGGCGAGGTGGTGGCGGTGCGGGCGGAGCTGCTCTCCGGCTGGCTGGCGCAGGGGCTCACCCCGGTGCTCTCCCCCGTGTCGCGGGGGCCGGACGGCGGGCCGCTCAACGTCAACGCCGACGAGGCCGCCGCCGCGGTGGCGGCGGTGCTGGGGGCCGCGGAGCTCCTCTTCGTCTCCAACGTCGCCGGCGTGCTGGCGGACGGCGCGGTGGTCGGGGAAGTCGCCGCCGAAGAGGTGGAGCGGCTGATCGAGGAAGGGACGGCGGCCGGGGGGATGGCGCCCAAGCTCCGCTTCGCCGCGAAGGCCGCGGCCGCGGTGGGGCGGGTGCGGATCGGCGGGGTGGAGATGCTGGACGACACACGGGCGGGGACCTGCGTCACCGCGGGGGCGCCGCCGCTGGCGAGAAAGGCGCTAGGATGA
- the argC gene encoding N-acetyl-gamma-glutamyl-phosphate reductase: MNRDSVLRVGVLGASGYAGREVVRLLAGHGKCEIALASSESEAGASLSRLARGAPDLPLVRAEDAPLHRCDAVLSCLPHGESARWVKAAREAGAKVVDLSNDLRVVGPGTPEWGRGAVYGLPELHRARIAGAELVANPGCYPTAALLALAPLLRRGMVAGPVIVDAASGVTGAGRSPKREMLFAEVAEDYRAYSVGNVHRHLAEMRDQAAGLAGPGGAAAPELVFTPHLLPVKRGILETIHVTLREPLPGDPAELWEADYAGEPFVDVVTGRPPTLADVVGTNRVALGVAAVAGVAAPMLTVFAAIDNLVKGAAGQAVQNLNLMFGLCEREGLA; encoded by the coding sequence ATGAATAGGGATTCTGTCCTGCGCGTCGGCGTGCTCGGCGCGTCGGGATACGCCGGAAGGGAGGTGGTCCGCCTCCTGGCGGGACACGGGAAGTGCGAGATCGCCCTGGCTAGCTCCGAATCGGAGGCTGGGGCTTCTCTTTCACGGCTGGCGCGCGGCGCGCCCGACCTGCCGCTGGTGCGGGCCGAAGACGCCCCCCTCCACCGCTGCGACGCGGTGCTCTCGTGCCTGCCGCACGGCGAGTCGGCGCGGTGGGTGAAGGCGGCGCGCGAGGCCGGCGCGAAGGTGGTGGACCTGTCGAACGACCTGCGGGTGGTCGGCCCCGGCACGCCGGAGTGGGGGCGCGGCGCCGTCTACGGCCTCCCCGAGCTGCACCGGGCGCGGATCGCGGGGGCGGAGCTGGTGGCCAACCCGGGGTGCTACCCCACCGCCGCGCTGCTCGCGCTGGCGCCGCTGCTGCGCCGGGGGATGGTCGCCGGGCCGGTGATCGTGGACGCGGCGTCGGGGGTGACGGGGGCGGGGCGCTCGCCGAAGCGCGAGATGCTCTTCGCCGAGGTGGCCGAGGACTACCGCGCCTACTCCGTCGGCAACGTGCACCGGCACCTGGCCGAGATGCGCGACCAGGCGGCGGGGCTGGCGGGGCCCGGCGGGGCGGCGGCGCCGGAGCTGGTCTTCACCCCGCACCTGCTGCCGGTGAAGCGCGGGATCCTGGAGACGATCCACGTCACCCTGCGCGAGCCGCTCCCGGGCGACCCGGCGGAGCTGTGGGAGGCCGACTACGCGGGCGAGCCGTTCGTCGACGTCGTCACCGGCCGGCCGCCCACGCTGGCCGACGTGGTGGGGACCAACCGGGTGGCGCTCGGGGTGGCGGCCGTGGCGGGCGTGGCGGCGCCGATGCTCACCGTGTTCGCGGCCATCGACAACCTGGTGAAGGGCGCGGCCGGGCAGGCCGTGCAGAACCTGAACCTGATGTTCGGCCTCTGCGAGCGGGAAGGGCTGGCGTGA